TACTAATTTTGTGTTAAGTTTCAAAGTAAATCTTTCTGTTTCATTGTACTTAGAACTATGAGGTTGGCATCTGCTGAGGATCTATTTTCCTAgaacatttttccttttacctcAAATTGATGGCCCCTGTAATATAGTAGTTGTGGTTTCCCTTTTGGAGTTGAACCCACACAGCTTTATGTGTTGTTTTCTCCTTTGTCCAATGGCCTGATCTAGCATATTTGAATCACAATATATAGTTTGAGAGTACACGAAAGGTTACAAAATGGAATGACTGCTTGCTTCCTTAGAACATATACTTGTGAAATGCATTTTTATAACCTCATATAGCTAGAAATGTGCTGAGAAAATAAGAAGCCTTCTTTCAACCCTTTTTGAAATTCAGACATGTATTGCACTTGACACACTTTCTTGTAATGTACTTGGTAGTTCAAAGATCGCACTCCACCAATGGATAAACATTTGGAAGTTGTGATCAATAAACATGGCCTCGCTGCTGCTCCTATAACTCCTCAGTTGTTTGGAAATGCAGGCAAAGAACATATGGAAAAATATGGTGAGTTTTTGTGATGATTGATTTATAACAGGTCTTTACTATCTGAAAAGAATTCTCTGCCTCTAGAGCTACATTTACTTATTtgacccttcacaccctaacatcagtatccatattctccttactattcTCTGTCAATATACAATTCTACTATCAGGAGATTCTTCATTaagtgatcagttcctttattctcatgaccttaatgttggaTTAAGCAGTGATActataagaagaaattagatgttaatcactctttggggtttAAGGCTTAAAACTATTTATTTAAACAATTCTGTCTCAACAGAGACAATGTACAGTacttattaaaattgaaatgcagtGCAAGCctttgacaagaaaaaatcCAAGTTAAAATACATTTTGGAAGCCTCTTTAGGAGCCAGTGTTGATTAAGAGCTTGTGATAGTTGGTGAAAGATTTTTCAACTTCAAACAGGAACCACAATGGACCATTTTGCCAAAATTGCTTACAAGAACCATCTTCACTCTGTTGATAATCCGTGAGTAAATCGTGCTTTGTGTCATCTTATACTGCAAATTTTGTGTGTTggataaattttgtttgttaccCATGGAAATCAGAGTAACACCATAATACTCTCTAGTCAGGGTATGAAACTTTGTCAAGGTGAAGTCTGTACTTAAGCCAAGTAGCTCATCAGGCCAGAGCTTATGCCAATTTCCATAGCTGGAAGTGACTAGGAATAATACCACTactcccctggatgggatgtcaGTCCATTGCAAGAttacccccagcatttcatcaaacTTCCCTGACTATTTgtcagtacccatttatacttctGGGTGGAGAGGTACTGTGAAAGTAAACtattttgcccaagaacacaacagaatGACCAACCCAGAATCAAGCGCACAAATCATTAGGCCACTACATCTCCCACTGGAAACATTTGATTGCCGCATATCAATAATGAGGTATAGttataaacaataacatttcTCTGTCTTTCATATTTTAGCTTATCTCAGTTCAGGAAAAAGTACACTTTGGAAGAGATTAAGAACTCTCCCATGGTGTTTGACCCTTTGACAAAACTTCAGTGCTGGTAAGCCACATTCTGTAATTGTTGTTAGTAACCTGTCAATGCTTGTATTGCTAAAGTCAAATGGCCTGGGCTATTTCATAAATTCAGACTTGGCATCAggaaatctatttgttttatgttgtttttaaccctttacaccctagcatcactatgcatattctccatactgttctctttacatttcctaggTTCTAACAGGAAGAATTTGTAGaaccatcaagagcttcattagaagctgatcatttcctttattctcatgacataaacctttaattcaggggtgatattgtaaggagaaattagaaccttgtcactcttaggaattaaagggttaatggggACATTATCTATGGATCTGTCTTAAGTATGAAATAATCAAAACACTtatcatgtcaaaaaaaaatgtactaGACTTAAAACAGAAGTGATTTCAATCTGTTAATGTTGGAGTGCCACAGTTTACCAAGAATGATaaacatgtttattttcaattggtGAATCAATCCTCTTTGAGGATCATCAAATTGTAAAGAAGAAAGCAGTGAACAAGCTGTGGATCTGATTCTACATGTAACAATATTGCACTGATTGAGCTGTACATTAACTTTTAGTCCTACATCAGATGGCAGTGCAGCAGCCATCTTGGCCAGTGAAGAGTTTGTCAAGAAACATGGGCTTGAGAGTAAAGCTGTTGAGATTCTTGGAATGGAAATGGCAACAGATCTTGTGAGCACTTTCCAGGAAAACAGTTCAATTAAAGTGGTAATtgggaaatttattttcatcatataCTACATTAAAGAATAGAAAACTTGATGATGAGCTCTTAGAATTTTTTAGTCTAATAACTTTAAGTTGTTGAAATAGTAGAAGAAAGAACTAAGACACCAACAATCTTTGTCTTGTAATTGTACCCTTATTTTCTGACCGATGTGGCTGTAGGTCTTAAATTTTTCAGTATTACTTTCAGTAACACCTTTAGTAAAAAAATGAGATGCATTTAAAATCAGTGTTCAGCCCTTAAaaacccaagatctgattgttaatatTCCCGTCTAGATGCCActtatttccttgtaaattagttttgagaatttggtgttagatcaagatagcaacttttgctttgggagaagttaaatgttaatcacctctgggagcTGAGGTGTTAACATGCAAGGAAAGAGAAAGTCAGAATTAAGGACACTACTTTATGTGTTGCACTAAATTGTAAGCAGAATAACCAGCCAAAGGTTTATCAATTGCTATTTGTTAAGGAGAATTgatgttttgattgtttgaacCAATAATTACTTCTGCATATTTTCTTGCAGGTTGGTTATGATATGACTAAGGTTGCTGCCAAGAAATTGTTTCAGAAGACAGGTATGTGGTACATATACTGTCCACTATTGGCATTTAACACTTTTTTCATTGGAAAGATTATCTGAAATGCTGTTCAGAGATCTCTCACTTATTGGAGGAGGATTTTGAGGCTTATTTTTAGAGCAATTTTATCAACTTTCTAtgtctgtttttgttatttgtgaaGGCATGTCACCCAATGATGTCCAAGTTGTAGAGCTTCATGATTGCTTCTCCACCAATGAGCTCCTCACCTATGAAGGACTTGGCCTCTGCTCTGAAGGTATGATGGGTTACAGTCTCAGTATTTGCTATCTGGTGCTTGCATAGAAAAGTTAAATTCTGGCACAGACCGTGGAACATAGTAAAATGATATTACAATTAGAGTGAAAGAACCAATTTCAATTCATAAAGTAAATGTTGTAAATCAACATTGATATCTAAAGACCTAGTGTGATTGTGATTGTGAATGTACTACAATGTTTTATTAAGAACAGAGGGAAGGTGGCAGTGGGATGAAAAATctgcaattgatttttttccttttcttaggCAAAGGAGGGGAATTAGTAGACAGAGGAGATAACACTTATGGAGGCAAATGGGTTGTAAATCCAAGTGGAGGACTCATTTCTAAAGGTCACCCTCTGGGGGCTACAGGTAATCTTCTGAGATACAAGTAAATGTTGCACGAGGCTTGAGTTTTGCAAATTTCACCAGATATCTGTCGTTGTTGTTGTAGGTTTAGCACAGTGTACAGAGCTTTGCAAACAGCTGCGGGGTGAGTGTGGTAAGAGGCAAGTACCTGGAGCCAAGGTGGCTCTTCAGCATAACCTTGGATTGGGAGGTGCTGTAGTGGTGGCTCTGTATCAACTTGGATTTCCTAATCAAAGGAGGTGAGAGCTCaatataaattgaaatttttacttgTAACTGGAAACCACAGAACTAATAAAgattgttttcttaaaaacaagGTATCGCCCAGTACCTTCTTATACCTCAGCAGTCAAGGAAGAAGATTTCAAGGCAGCTGCAATATTTGAAGAGATGGAAAAGAAGCTGAAGGGGGTATGTGGAAGTCATTCAATTTGTGGTCTCCTTTATAGCCatcattatttttgtcacaCAGGACTTTCTCTCCCTCCCAAAGTCAACTTTTAGGAATATAGTGGGGTACACTAGGGTATTGAATCCTCGGACAAGACTAGATAATTTTAACAGcaatttttaatctctccaATTAAGGT
This is a stretch of genomic DNA from Pocillopora verrucosa isolate sample1 chromosome 12, ASM3666991v2, whole genome shotgun sequence. It encodes these proteins:
- the LOC131783393 gene encoding sterol carrier protein 2-like, yielding MTGRKVYVVGVGMTKFEKPGRREDFDYPDMAREAGTKALKDAGLDYGKIDQAVVGYCYGDSTCGQRALYQLGLTGIPIYNVNNACATGSSALYLAKQLVEGGSSDCVLALGFEKMQKGSLGANFKDRTPPMDKHLEVVINKHGLAAAPITPQLFGNAGKEHMEKYGTTMDHFAKIAYKNHLHSVDNPLSQFRKKYTLEEIKNSPMVFDPLTKLQCCPTSDGSAAAILASEEFVKKHGLESKAVEILGMEMATDLVSTFQENSSIKVVGYDMTKVAAKKLFQKTGMSPNDVQVVELHDCFSTNELLTYEGLGLCSEGKGGELVDRGDNTYGGKWVVNPSGGLISKGHPLGATGLAQCTELCKQLRGECGKRQVPGAKVALQHNLGLGGAVVVALYQLGFPNQRRYRPVPSYTSAVKEEDFKAAAIFEEMEKKLKGEGPLLVKKIKGVYRFNIKNSDGKETWWIVDAKNGDGALKYRGSDKADCTITMNDEDFVKIMTGKMNPQSAFFQGKIKIKGNMGLAMKLREIQPKPAKSKL